A section of the Pediococcus inopinatus genome encodes:
- a CDS encoding putative metal homeostasis protein produces the protein MRKAMDTASAYRRLKSPSLKTRKAALRVIKAAKKQRKGVA, from the coding sequence ATGAGAAAAGCAATGGATACAGCAAGTGCTTATCGCCGTTTGAAGAGTCCAAGTTTGAAAACGAGAAAAGCAGCTTTAAGAGTTATTAAAGCCGCTAAGAAGCAAAGAAAAGGAGTTGCATAA
- the rpsN gene encoding 30S ribosomal protein S14 codes for MAKKSKIIKEQKIEATVAHYAQIREELRKNHDYAGLSQLPRNASPTRMHRRDHLDGRPHAYMRKFGLSRLNFRELAHKGQIPGVRKASW; via the coding sequence ATGGCAAAGAAATCTAAGATTATTAAAGAGCAGAAAATTGAGGCAACCGTTGCTCACTATGCACAAATCAGAGAAGAGCTACGTAAGAATCATGATTATGCTGGATTAAGTCAATTACCACGGAATGCTTCCCCTACAAGAATGCATCGCCGTGATCACTTAGATGGGCGCCCACACGCATATATGCGTAAGTTTGGGTTATCACGCTTAAACTTCCGTGAATTAGCGCATAAGGGTCAGATTCCTGGCGTTCGAAAAGCTAGTTGGTAA
- the brnQ gene encoding branched-chain amino acid transport system II carrier protein, translating into MLEEKKLTKKDYVVVSSMLFALFFGAGNLIFPLHLGQLSGSSWLPAALGFLVTGVLLPLLSVLAISITRSEGVYDIGKPLGATFALVFMVLIHGTIGPLFGTPRTATVSYTVGLAPLIPAQYQTLGLVVFSAVFFGLAYFLSVEQSKIVSNVGKLLNPVFLVLLAFVFFLGFSNPMGTPVKQAVTSAYKTGAFTNGFLQGYNTMDALAGLAFGVTVVTAIKYMGKKNPNGIAMVTARAGLFSMGFEGVIYVALILLGSMSLGKFKLSANGGIAFDQIVNHYLGVVGQSILAALITLTCLTTAIGLVAAFAQDFHKHFPKISYKTWLAFTSAASFLTANLGLNQIISWSTPVLMFLYPLAMALILLSVLSPLFKRDPVVYKFVVTFTVIPALFDMMAAFPPVVSQSALGKLMANFQQSYLPLAQYGLDWLLPALLGMVLGVACHLVKQHAATKVQVPQEDQN; encoded by the coding sequence ATGTTAGAAGAGAAAAAATTAACCAAAAAAGATTATGTAGTCGTAAGTTCAATGTTGTTTGCCTTATTTTTCGGAGCTGGAAACCTTATTTTCCCCCTTCACCTTGGCCAATTATCGGGGTCAAGTTGGTTACCTGCTGCCTTAGGCTTTTTAGTAACTGGCGTCTTGTTGCCCTTGCTATCAGTACTGGCAATCAGTATCACCCGTTCCGAAGGGGTTTATGATATTGGCAAGCCTTTGGGAGCTACTTTTGCTTTAGTCTTCATGGTTCTCATTCATGGCACGATCGGCCCGCTTTTTGGAACCCCAAGAACGGCAACTGTTTCTTACACAGTTGGCCTCGCTCCGCTCATCCCAGCTCAGTATCAGACTTTAGGTTTAGTCGTTTTTTCCGCAGTTTTCTTTGGACTCGCATATTTCTTATCTGTCGAACAAAGTAAAATTGTTTCTAATGTCGGCAAACTGTTAAATCCAGTTTTTCTCGTTTTACTAGCATTCGTATTCTTTCTTGGTTTCAGTAATCCCATGGGAACACCCGTTAAACAAGCTGTTACTTCAGCTTATAAGACTGGCGCGTTCACAAACGGATTCTTGCAAGGTTACAACACCATGGATGCGCTCGCCGGCCTGGCCTTTGGTGTCACAGTCGTTACAGCCATCAAATACATGGGAAAGAAAAATCCCAACGGAATCGCCATGGTCACTGCCCGCGCTGGCCTGTTCTCAATGGGATTTGAAGGGGTTATCTACGTGGCCTTAATCCTATTAGGCTCCATGTCACTTGGCAAATTCAAACTTAGTGCCAATGGCGGAATTGCCTTCGACCAAATTGTAAATCATTACTTAGGAGTTGTCGGTCAATCAATTCTAGCTGCATTGATCACTTTAACTTGTTTGACAACCGCGATTGGATTAGTTGCCGCATTTGCCCAAGATTTCCACAAACATTTCCCAAAAATCAGTTACAAAACCTGGTTAGCATTTACCAGTGCTGCCTCATTTTTAACAGCTAACCTCGGGTTAAACCAAATCATTTCGTGGTCAACCCCTGTGTTAATGTTCCTGTATCCCTTAGCAATGGCTTTGATCCTCTTATCTGTTTTGTCACCACTTTTCAAACGAGATCCGGTGGTCTACAAATTCGTTGTTACTTTCACAGTCATTCCCGCCCTATTTGATATGATGGCTGCTTTCCCTCCTGTTGTGAGTCAGAGCGCGCTTGGTAAACTCATGGCTAATTTCCAACAGAGTTATCTACCGCTCGCTCAGTATGGCTTAGATTGGCTCCTACCTGCTTTACTCGGCATGGTGCTTGGCGTTGCTTGCCATCTGGTAAAACAACACGCTGCCACAAAGGTTCAAGTCCCACAAGAAGATCAAAACTAA
- a CDS encoding TMEM175 family protein has protein sequence MKVDRMQAFSDGVYAILITILVLDFNVPEYHVGNLLAALIKQWPTMFAYVVSFLYIGTVWLFHHDFFQTLKFTNTSLNVINLVMLFSVTLIDYPTALVSNSLIMGNVADMRVAFIYYDLVALFISLTFAWLYSYVRHHPELTQMKKDQQHFYQAIKFDPIRSVLIYGLAIVATFFSIWLGTFLLLAGIVYHFLAYLRLSKSMRHALKVSK, from the coding sequence ATGAAAGTTGATCGGATGCAGGCGTTTAGCGATGGGGTCTATGCCATTCTTATCACAATTTTGGTGTTGGACTTTAACGTCCCAGAATATCATGTGGGAAATTTACTGGCAGCCCTGATTAAACAATGGCCTACCATGTTTGCCTATGTGGTTTCATTCCTATACATTGGGACGGTTTGGCTGTTTCATCACGATTTTTTCCAAACGCTAAAATTCACGAATACGAGTTTGAACGTCATCAATTTAGTGATGCTTTTTTCTGTGACGCTGATTGATTATCCAACGGCGTTAGTCTCAAATTCATTGATCATGGGAAATGTGGCCGATATGCGCGTTGCTTTTATCTACTATGACCTTGTAGCGCTGTTTATCTCGTTAACTTTTGCGTGGTTATACAGCTATGTTCGTCATCACCCAGAGCTAACGCAGATGAAAAAAGATCAGCAACATTTTTATCAAGCCATCAAATTTGATCCCATTCGCAGTGTTTTAATCTATGGCTTGGCAATTGTCGCGACGTTCTTTTCAATTTGGCTAGGGACATTTTTATTGCTAGCCGGAATTGTTTATCATTTTCTTGCGTATTTAAGATTAAGCAAGTCAATGCGGCATGCGCTCAAAGTTTCAAAATAA